DNA from Acidobacteriota bacterium:
CTCGACTAGCGTCGAGGTTTGATTGCTGAATTCGGCATTCGGAATTTTCACCCCTCCTTCCCTGACCCGGAAAGCCCTGGCTAGGTGGGCGACACTCCTAATTCCTCATTCCTAATTCCTCATTCCTAATTCCTCATTCACCGCTCAGGCGGATCCTCCCATATAAGGGTGACCGGTCCGTCGTTGATCAGCTCGACATCCATGAGTGCGCCGAAAACCCCGGTCTCGACACGTACACCCTCAGCCCTCAGAAGCTCGACGAAGCGGTCGAAGAGGGGTTGCGCGGCCTCTCCGGGAAGGGCCTTGTCGAAGCTCGGTCGACGGCCCTTCCGGATCGACCCGGCGAGGGTGAACTGGGACACCGCGAGGACCGCTCCATCGACTTCACCCAGCCCTCGGTTCATCCTGCCTTCGGCATCGGCGAATACCCGCAGGGTCGCCACCCGTCGTGCCGCACGTTCCAGCTGTCGCTCGCCGTCCCCCCGCTCCAACCCGACCAACACGACCAGGCCGGCTGCTATCCGTCCGGTGGTCCTCTCATCCACCTTCACCTCGGCGCGGGACACCCGTTGGATCACCATTTTCATGTTGGCTCTCCACCTTTGAAGGCCGACACCAAAAGTGCCAGCTCACGTCCGCCGAGCAGCGCCACGATTCCGACGTACAGGGCGGCTGCCGGGACGAGCACAGCGGCCAACCGAAACGCTCCATCGAGCGAGGTATGTTCGATCGTCGCCAGCCAGGGGCTCGCGTAATACAAACCGCCAGCCACGACGGCTGTCGCAACCAGCTGTCGACCCACCCCCGCCACCGCCTTCGCAGGTTGCGCGGCGCTCAAGCCGTACCTCTTTGCGTACAGAATGGTCAGGAACACGGCGAAACAGGCCATAGCGACGGTATTCGCCAGGCCGAGGCCCACGGTGGCCCACGGCCCGACGAGGATGGCGCACGCCACGGTGAAGATGATAAGCGCGACAAGGCTTCCCCACATGGGCGTGCGCGTGTTCTTCTGGGCGAAGAATGCAGTCGCCATGACCTTCACGTGGCCGGTGCCGACGAGGGAAAAGGCGTATGCCGCTAATGTCGCGCCGGTAATCGACACATCGACCGCGTCGAACCTCCCTCCACCGAAGAGCAGCCCGATCAGGGGACGCGAGAGCACGGCCATCACCGCAGCGGCCGGTAGGGTCACGTACGACACCAGGGTTACGGTTCCAAGAAGGGTCCTCGGGGCCCGTTCGGGATCCGATCGAAGCTCGCGAGACAACAGGGGAAGCAGCACGGTTGTCAGCTGCACCACAACCGCACCGAATACGAGCTCGGTAACCCGGTACGCACCATAGGTGTAGCTCACGCCCGAGTCGATGAAGCTCGCAAAACGATTCGAGACCAACTGGTTGATCTGATTGATGCCGAGGACCGGAATGCCGGGCAGCATCAACAAGAGGACCGCTTTGACCTGCGGGCTCGAGATCCCGTTCCACAAAGGACGCAACGTGAATCCGAGTCGTCGAACCGCCGGAGCCTGGACTGCAAACTGGAACAACCCGCCGACCAGCACAGCAATCGACAACACCGGTGCCGGGTTTTCGAAATGCGGCAGGATGAACCATGCGGTTCCCGCAATGGTCAGGTTGTAAAACATCGGCGTTGAGGCGGCCAGGAGAAATTTTTCGTGACTGTTGAGGACGGCCTGGAGGAGGGCCGCGAGTGAAATGAGCAGCAAATAGGGAAACATGATTCGATTCATCAGGACGGTTGTCTCGAGCTTGCCCGAGGTCGCAGAGAAACCTTCCGCGT
Protein-coding regions in this window:
- the dtd gene encoding D-tyrosyl-tRNA(Tyr) deacylase, coding for MKMVIQRVSRAEVKVDERTTGRIAAGLVVLVGLERGDGERQLERAARRVATLRVFADAEGRMNRGLGEVDGAVLAVSQFTLAGSIRKGRRPSFDKALPGEAAQPLFDRFVELLRAEGVRVETGVFGALMDVELINDGPVTLIWEDPPER
- the murJ gene encoding murein biosynthesis integral membrane protein MurJ, translated to MSQEERVVHHAARMAVVTLFCRVSGYLRDKALFSVIGAGHLYDMYRTANRIPNAFRGLFAEGTLHAAFVPTLSQLTGREGDRREAVELFRGLLAVLLLVVGLVVAVGIFVSPWLVRLYAEGFSATSGKLETTVLMNRIMFPYLLLISLAALLQAVLNSHEKFLLAASTPMFYNLTIAGTAWFILPHFENPAPVLSIAVLVGGLFQFAVQAPAVRRLGFTLRPLWNGISSPQVKAVLLLMLPGIPVLGINQINQLVSNRFASFIDSGVSYTYGAYRVTELVFGAVVVQLTTVLLPLLSRELRSDPERAPRTLLGTVTLVSYVTLPAAAVMAVLSRPLIGLLFGGGRFDAVDVSITGATLAAYAFSLVGTGHVKVMATAFFAQKNTRTPMWGSLVALIIFTVACAILVGPWATVGLGLANTVAMACFAVFLTILYAKRYGLSAAQPAKAVAGVGRQLVATAVVAGGLYYASPWLATIEHTSLDGAFRLAAVLVPAAALYVGIVALLGGRELALLVSAFKGGEPT